Below is a window of Pagrus major chromosome 21, Pma_NU_1.0 DNA.
TCGACGTATTCGCTCCTGTGTCCGTTTTCCGTCTCTGGCTCTTCCACCTTATCCTCCTCTGCCTTCCCCATGTGCTGTTCGCAACCTATGTCGCTCATAAAGTTTTGTCGCATCGCTATTCTGGTGGCTTCTACTACGACAGGAGCCGAGGCGGTTCACCTTTCAGCCTCGAGAACTCGAGCTCTTCAAGAGAGCTGTCGCTGCACAAAGCTCCTCTTCACGACCTCCCACGTGAACCGGGAGTACCGCGCTTTTATTGCGCTTACTTCCTGGTTGTAATTCTGCGAATCCTTCTAGAAGTGGTTTTCGGCGCAGGCCAGTTTTTTCTCTTCGGTCTGTCCATGCCTAAGAGCTTCCTCTGTCATGAGGCTCTCTGCACGTCTGGGGTCGTGTGCTACATCTCCAGACCAACTGAGAAGACCTTAATGCTCAACTTCATGCTGGGTGTGGCGTCCTTCTCCATTCTGATGAGTTTGGTTGACCTGGTGAGCTCCATGAAGGCGATGgtgagatggaggaggaaaagggagaTGTTTATGGAGGAGATGAGCAAAGGAGAACAAAGCAGTATGTTCACAACGACGACTATGACCGAAGACAATGATGTTCTTTCAACCAGAAGAAACAGCCTGAGCTCAAAGACATGTCTGAAAGACGCTGCTGCTGTCGTCCAAAACGGTGAACCTCCTCATGCACAGATGGATGGTGGAAAAACTGGAGAATCCACTCATGAAAGGATGCCTGAAAGCAAAGATGCTAAAGTGGACATGTCTCAGTCGCCCACTCCCATGAGCACTCCGGTACCGGGTCACTTTGTCCTCCACAGACCTCCACTGTCCCCTCGTCCTGACAGGGTACCGCCACCGAACCCCAGGTTACCAACACCTATGGGGGTCAAGAAGCTGGGCCAGCACACTGCAGCTGGGGCGAACTCAGGCCATCAGTCTGACAGCAGTGACTCTCAAGACAAGAGGGCCTGGGTGTAGTCGACAGTGTGGCCATCGGACAAAAACTGCTGTGCAGCTTCCTTTAAAGGGCTCAGATACGTTGCTGTAACGAACAATTAAGCTTGAATTCAGAAGATTGGCTCTAAATGGTGAATCTGCACTAATGAATATTCTTTAACAATGAATCAAAGGACTATTGAACCCACAAGATAGCCAGAAATATCCACTTTTAGCTCCTTGTTTTAGTGTAAATCGAATATCGGACTTTATTTGGTGGctacaaaaatgacaaatcaatGATAATTGAATTGTATGTAACAGTTTTTTGTAAAGGGGATACCCCtcatttttccatttctctcctAATGCACTGATTCACTCAGCTGAACAGCCAACAGAAGTGATTTCTCCACCGCGAAGTTGGCCGATTCAACGAGCTAAGATGGCCGAAAAGCTCCCAACCAGTGCCAACGATGATGGCGATGACATCATGGCCAGAGACAATCACCGATGGCCCGACATTGGCAGACAGTCGGGGCCCTTTAATTATTACAACACACAGGATGTTAAAGTAACTGAACATGCAAATGACCTCAAAATGTCATTTATAGTAAAAGACAGTTCACATTCAACAATGACTCCAAAATCAGCTACAGCACCTCGTCtgaatcttttttgttttgtttctgtgtctttcttgaTGCACGCTGACTgaatgcttttctttgtcatagaTATATCTTATCCATTAAAATGCAACTGATTCTTTGTTTGACTTTCTTTTTACAGTCCACGGCATGTTTGTTTAACACCCAGAGCTGTTTCTATATGAGccactcacaaaaacacaggcTGACCTTGATGAAGCAGTAGGTACAGCGCTCAGCTGTTGTCTGCATGACATGAGTGCTGGCAGccacaacagacacactgacctgacctctgacctctcacaTGACCGCCCCACGACCTGATCTAAGCCGACCCTGCTCGGATGACATAAGAACCTTCAACCACCTCGCCGCCATCATTCAACGTTAACTCACAATGCAAGCAAAGTCCCGTCCGTCTGACCTATATGATACAGGAAGTGATTTACGATCACAGTCGCGTTTGACCTTAAATCCTGTATTCGATTGAGTATTTTCTGATGTCCAAAAATGTCTCAGGTGTGAAGGTTCAGGAACTCAGAGCAAGCCTAAAATAATAATGACTTGACCCAGTTCCGACTGGATCTGaagcattttaatttgaaaatcttGATCCAATAGGTCTCAACTTTGGGTTTTGTTTGCTCAGAGGCATCTGTCACATTACCGGACTTCAAACTAACACTCCTGCCTGTCTAAAACAATGACAGTGAATGCAACAACACGACCCCTGAGACACATCACGTCCAGAGCAGCCCTGACCCTAACACATGCCTCATACCCCTCtcattcttcttctgctgtgGTATTTGGGGCAGCTAAGACGTGCAGAAACACCAGCGGGGTGGCCGGCGGTCGGTCAGTCGGTCGGGTGCTCAGAGAAAGGATTGTACTGTCACTGGTGGTGGATGTCAAGAGGTCGGACGAGCAAACCTGATGACCCCTACACATGCGTCAGACCTGAGTCCACACAACACAGTGTCCCTAAagtgacagtgtgtgtctgttgttgctGACCTTCCCACAACCTGtcaaccagacacacacacacacacacacacatacacacacacacagttttgctAGCTATGTGTCCTTGGCCCAATCCCAGCCACCACCCATGTCCATTTTAACACAGTGTAGTCATGATATCAGCATGTTAAAGCACCGCTCTGTAAAATAACATCATGTGGAaagtttttctctttaaaacacAAGTTTCTTTACAGCATTTTTTGTCACAGGTTCGAAAAAGTGTCCAAAACCGAATAAAGAGACACCACATgaccaaaagtatgtggacacttGAGCATTACACCCATATGTGACAGTTGAACATCTCATCCCAAAACCATTGGTATCATTTGCTGTTGTAACAGCCTCCATTCTCCTGGGAAGGC
It encodes the following:
- the LOC141016313 gene encoding gap junction delta-4 protein-like — protein: MGATDLLFITISHNVSFVGKTWWMLMLVTRLLVLLLAGFTLFSDEQERFVCNTIQPGCSNVCFDVFAPVSVFRLWLFHLILLCLPHVLFATYVAHKVLSHRYSGGFYYDRSRGGSPFSLENSSSSRELSLHKAPLHDLPREPGVPRFYCAYFLVVILRILLEVVFGAGQFFLFGLSMPKSFLCHEALCTSGVVCYISRPTEKTLMLNFMLGVASFSILMSLVDLVSSMKAMVRWRRKREMFMEEMSKGEQSSMFTTTTMTEDNDVLSTRRNSLSSKTCLKDAAAVVQNGEPPHAQMDGGKTGESTHERMPESKDAKVDMSQSPTPMSTPVPGHFVLHRPPLSPRPDRVPPPNPRLPTPMGVKKLGQHTAAGANSGHQSDSSDSQDKRAWV